The Porites lutea chromosome 11, jaPorLute2.1, whole genome shotgun sequence genome contains the following window.
TACAGATTTTATgtaaggaataagctgaatataCCACTAACTACTCTAAGCTTCTGTGTTTTTtccagaaaataagaacctactcAAGACCCTACATCGCCTATTAAGGCTAACTTAAGAAAAATGAAGGTTCTTAATTGCAGGTTTTACTGTGTCTTATCCTTTGGGTTAAATGAATAAAGTCTACATAAATTTATTGGACAAGAGGTATGGTCTCTAACCATATCTGACTCATCGAGTCTTGTAAAAAGTTATGTTTTCAACATTGATAGTAGCTACAGCGAATATATCTTTCGATATCTTTATTAGTTGCTGAACAGTTCAAACTCATTTTGATTCATGTTTTATtacttctttcatttttagCAATTTCAGGATTCCGACAGACTTCGAATGACGCACCTTGGCGGGATTTCTGAAAGGATATGAAACCAAAAAATTACATAATTTATACAGTGGACGCTCTGCTTACTGCCACCTTCACAAACTTTAACCACGTTTTAACTCCCATACAAACTTAGACTGCTtacagtccgccttttctcttaaaatccgtctagttcttatctcagccagcgcgattgcaaaccacgatgttacgttaaaataaagaattagtTATGGGACGAGACGAGAACaggtcggtccacgaattctatcgcttgaaagcgttgattacttttgAACAAATGAATACTTCAGTGGTCCACTGTTTTTCCCAGTCGATATATACTATATATCAACTTCATATCGCTGCTCATCACAATGATTTATATCAGCtcagtgtttgtttgtttgtttgtttcattttcaatgTTTATTTGTAATTAGGCAACTCCCGTACTAACTCTAATGACCCGTCCCGAGCGTCTGCTTACCAGAGCTTCCATTGTAGTACTATACAACTATCCGTTATACGCTTTTTTCAGTGCTTTAATTTCCACCTAACAAAACGTTCCCCTGAAAGGATCTTTGCAGTAGCCGAGTTTTATCTTTTAAATCTTAGGTAATGAcaacaaaacttttaaagatttttttggtGCAAAGTATCTCCCAAAACTTTTTTTACAACGGAAattttagatttaaacttaaTTCATTGACAAAGATAGATGAGGCAATGCCTGTAACAAGTTCAAGTTCACGACAGGGAAAATTTCGTACTTCACACATTGCTTCTATTTTACTTAGGCGCGTAACATTTACGTGGGTACGGTAAGAATTAAAAGACGATTGAATTCAACTTACCCATAATTACAGAGAGGAGTGGAGCAGCAGCTTAGGTCTTGGCAGGTCACGTGGGATTCATTTGTGGCTCGTTGTTCACAGAAAGACATTTTACACACATCTCTAGCAAAACACGACTTGGCGAATTGATGGACCGCTTTTCCTCCAGGGTACCTTGTTGTGCGGTGTACTTTCATGCAGGTGTTCAGAAATGACGGGCACTTGTGGACCTTTGCATTGCGATGACAGTCACCCCAGGACTTATCGGAATAACAAGTGTGACACTCTAAGGACTGATGCGAGGAACCTGAAAAGGAAAGTCATATATTAAAGTTTGTGATATTTGGAACTCTTCGGGAGGCCGCATACTTTAAGCTTTTCTGGCACTTTGCCATTATCCATGTAAACCCGGAATTAAAAACTGTGTTAGCTGTGTTAGGCATCCTGGAAATTACATTGGATGCCAGATCCGTTCCCTTATGATAATGTGGCCTGCctaacaagcgtttccaatcgagttattgcgtgGGCGCCGAGTgtctccccctccccttccctctTCATTTCTCCTTTTTGCTCTCGTCCGAACTTTCTTGACAAacaaacgcttgctacgcaagcGCAGGCTATACATAATGGAGAATCATGCCGCGTCAAACACAATCATCCGCTTGCGGCGCAACATAGAGCCCATTTGAGTCGCCTAAGCCGTCCCTTAGTCCAAAATAACATGACATATATATGGAGATAATTTTGCGAGAAAATGAGGAAATTTTACGGCGAGATAtataaagttttttaaacatttctgaACGCataaaaggccatttttttgACTCATGTGCCGAAGGCTTGACTCAACCACGAATTCAGTGGGTTTGAATTCAAGGAGAAACATTCCTCTCATCTTTGTGAAACTTGGAAAGTAAGTTCCTTTTTCATGTTTATATGTTGTATATGTTTATGAGCTTTTCTATTGTACGTCTCAGTCATGTGACTCACCTTTGCCTTATAACGATCAAAATGTTTCACTGAAAATGAGGAATACTTAGTCAAACTGTACTGTATTCGCCTTATCATATATGGCTACTAGTAAGGGCTTTAGAAAGCCGCCTTTTAGTCATGTCCATGTGTTATCGGAAACCGTCAATTGAGTAAAACAGGTCACTTTACTTAACAAATACACAAAAAACTGATAAGGGATAGAATGAATTCTGCGTTAAAAAGCGAGACCGTGTTGAGAACGGTATTAAGGCCACTTTGACATCGAAAAGTTtcgaatttttaatttgcaaatGTGCCCCATTTGAAGAAACACGTTTTGTGATGTCATCAGGAGCAGGAAATGACGTGACTGTGTATAACACTTTTATTCGATCAAACACGGCGAATGTTAATTCCTCTCAGTTTCACGACTGAAACAAACCTATTCTTACGATCTGCAAGCATCATTTCTTAAGGCTCCGCTGGGGGTCCTCTGCATTAGAAAGTCCAAGCCTTACcgagcaaggagcccaaaagttTGACTTCCTTTATAaactcacattctttcatgcaaacaataaccaatcagaagtggaGGACAGTTTCCAGGAAGAGGACAGCTGGCTtttgattggattaaatctgtacGAAAGAACGTAAACAAATCAAAAGTGCCACACTTTTGAGCTCCTTGCTGTAACACACGTTGAGGAACTTTATATCTGTAGGCCTACAGGTGGAATGACCATTTCAAAGAGCATACTTTTCAGTCGGTtatgctaagaaaaaaaataccttttgaATTTACCTCATCAAGATAGTTCTTTCATCAAAGTTAAGTTTCCCTCCAGGAGTTCCTctgaatatttactttttttattttttactgaacAGAATGAGAGATTTACCGATATTTCATTTCAGCATTTGGTTTCAACCTTTTCAACGGCATTTTCTTCTTAGTTTTACTTATCGTAGAGAAAACCCACTGGTCTCAAAATCTTCCGACGCTAATTTAGACTTCATTTTCTATTAGGAGAAGGCAATAACCATATCATACAGCTCAACTTTACCTTTCACATTGCTTCAAACACACTGTCAAAAACATTCGTCAAAGGTTTCAGCCTTCAACAAATGGCGGAGCACGTACTAGTTTTTAAGGCTTTCTTAACAAAAACGATAGTCTGAATCTGCATGGAAAGATTCAGTTTTCAAGTTCATAACTAAATTTTCTGTTAAGCAATAAATGGTTCCAAACCTGAATTACGTTTAGTTTAGTTTCCGCATCTATTTGGAGAAACGAATATTTTGCCTCCCGGCTCTCTGAGGACTTTTTGCCTGTAGCCATTATTCCGATCCAGCTGCGCTGAAAGCCTAATAAACATTattgttcctttttcttaacTGTTAGGGCAGTCAGTTATGTATTTTCGGTTCTCATACATTGTAATACTAACCTTGCCTAGAAGAATTGGACACACTTGCGCTGAGAAAACTCACAACAAATAGACTGCAAATGAGAGGCGCCTTCATGCCTGCCAAGCGACTTCTTTCGGGAGCAAAACTCTTTTGAAGAGACCAGTTTATATAATGCTGACAACTGCCAACTGTCACGAAGCTGAAACTAAATTACGTGAGACTATTTGCCAATCCACCATTTGGTTTCAACTTCAGTGATTCAGAGGACGTCATAAATGCCTTCATCCGGTGATTTTGGCACGCCCTGACATCCTTCGTTGCATTTTCGTGCCCTGATTTTCACGGGCTTTATTGGCCTAGTTTGGTACTGATTCActttcaaattttgaaaaaacatatacaaaatAAATCTTATTCACTTTTGGCGAATCTTTCCGTTTGATTGTTAATATTAGCTTAGTGGTGGTTATTCAGATACACTTTTTTATGTCACATTTTCGTGATTATAATCACGAGAGAAATAgtcaccaacaaaaacattagACAGTACGTTTAAGGGAACTGCCAGTTATTGTGACGTTCCTGTTAGGCCCgtttcagacgccgaacttttcatgagccgaacctaatatacattgaattaagtacatgaaaagttcggcgtctgaatcaattaggaacgcttgtttcaatttggaacgacTCAGCCGTTGTTTTCGCCTAGCacggccgggaatttcgcctttggagagACTTTCGAACGGCTTTGAtttagacgccgaacttttcatgtaccgaagcCAATgtataaattgtaattataacgtattttgtaccCAGTTTGACCGAAATTAGCATTTTTCGCCTTTCGATCTTAGTTcagctggaattaagatcggcgtctgagtCAATTCAGCCgttctaaataatttgggtcagCCTTAATTCGATCtataggttcggctcatgaaaagttcggagTCCAAACCTGGCCTTAGGCTTACTTTAGACACTTGCCAAGACACTTCCTGTTTTGCTTTTGAATAGATACGTCATAACGGAAGTAAGAAAACTACGTTTACTGGAAAACACCTTTCATTATAGTTATAGTCTCACGATTGACTTCTGCGATAATGACCTTGCAGGACCTTGGCTGCAACGTAGCTTAGAGCGAGGAATTTGTACATAAGAAGTTTGAAGTTCTTCCGTCAGTTCAGACTCTATTATTGTCGTGGCGTGAAAGCCAAAGCTTTCAGTTGTGGTGGCACGAATTTTCTTCCGTTAAACACATTAAAAGGAAGTAGAAAGACTGAATTTGGCCAGCAGTTCCTGACTTGGCCTACAAAATAGATATAAAAACTGTATACTGTAAAGCATACTTGCAATCTTCGGTTGAATTTTAAAGCAGACGAAGATTGCCTAGCAGCCTGCAAAAGCTTCTGTTAATAATCTAACCCTTAattcctaattttaaaaaaataataaaaaaaatatgcccAAAAAAGTTGTCTAGTCACTTTGTGAAAGTAGAAACTGGGTCGCTGACTCGCTTGCTGGCTCAAAGCGAACAAGGTTGGCGGACAAGGTTGGTAGACATTAGGAAAAAGTTTTTATCTATTGTGACTGATGGatcaatttaagttttttttgtttcgtttttaaaGGAGCTATCCCAACATTTTTCATCTCGAAACATCTAGGCTTTACTTTTCAATCAGTTTTCGTGTGTCATCCAGTCAGGCAATGCATGTCacttcgtccccagggctcttTTCCCTGgggcctggggacgaggttgcacgCATGTAGTTACCTTCCTCATCCTAAATAATATAATCTTTTATCCCTTAATCATTTTATAGtttactagtttttttttacctctttcgTGTTTTACTCTGTGATCTAAAATAGCCACCGGTTCTAATGGTCTGCTCCAGagccgttctttgtgtcgtAAAGCAACgttcctccccacaaacggctggggaagagcgttgcgtgacgacacaaagaacaGCTGTGAGGCAGAGATTCAAATATTGGGAAGAAGGACAAAGAGCAGACAGGCAGGCTTGAGACGAAGATTATCTGTGGTCCAAAATTCGACCTCGAAAAAAATACTCCTTAACTGATAATCACAACAGCATATCCGCGAGTTACCTGCATAACAGgtgctttatgagccaagccattttgcgcgaagcgcgagacgagcgcgcgcaaaatgccgcgtttgCCTCGCTTGGCTTATGAAGCGCCTGTTAGGCTAATCCGCAAGTTCAGTCGTTGTACAACATTTCGGTTAGCCTGTTCAGGGTTAAGGTTTGCAGGAGTAAACTTCACATGCAGTGCCGGTGAGGGTTGGTTTTCACAAGAGACATATACCGCATAAGTTCGACGGAATCGGAGACGGACGAACTAGaacatttccattttcttctgacTCCAACTATGACTCCTTCGCCTACGATTTAAGTCAAATCGAGACTGTCGGCAGCACAAGcagaaggataaaccaatcataATGCTCGTTCTTACGCTTTGCTTGTGTCTCCGAAAAACTAGGTTTTATCATTCGATAGAGAATGTTGCAATATACAGACGAGGTAGCGAATgaccagcctcgttcccagacAAATAAGACActtgcatgatgacgtcattttactacaatcctttaagttttttttcttttgccagtTAAATAGGTTAATTGTTTTTCGAAGCTCAGCGGAATTGAAAATTTTCAATCAGAAAACAAGAACGAGATAGATATCTGGTGATTGTAATTAAATGTCATCGTGAAATTAAGATGCGATTGAGTCGACACGCTTGACGGGTGACGTCAAAACCAAACTGGGAGCGAGGCTGAGGTTTACACAGAAAGCAACACGACAATGATACTGCATATTTTGAATATTTTGTCTCGATACATGGATCAGAGACTGAATGCCAATATTTGAGCCCACGTTGACTGACGGATGGTCACTTTCCCGGCCCTCAAAGTGTCTCGTGATCTTGTGATTATCTGACGGCACTGATGTGAACGATAATTTTGGCAACAGGGTAGGAGCAGAATCCGTGCAAAAGCCGTATCACTCAAAACTAAAGACGCATTTAATGAGTCGCTTTAGTCTTCATTATCTCTATTTGGATAACATTTAAGAATGAAAAATACTGCAGAGCACTCTGATAACTGATCCAGGCCTACCCACTGAGTGATCTCTGACGTCGTGATATGGCATTTCACAAAAGAGAAATAGTAAACCCCTTTGTCGTCGACGTTTTTTAAAATAGCTTATGAGGTAATTGTGTAACAAGCTAGGAAAACATAAAAGACCTTCGCGATCGAAAATGTTTTAATCAAAACTTCATCTCCAAGCCTTCAGACATGGCACAATGTGCCGGTGCTAACGCAGCGGCGGTCAGTGTCGTTGCAAATGACTCTACTGATGAAGATACAATCGTTGATAACATGAAGTACACAATATGTGGAATTATTGCTTCTCCTCACTTCGACCGGAAAGCTATTCTGCAAAGATCACTTAAGGTAAAGCTTCCAGATAGTCCCTCCAAAAAACGAGAAAAATCTCAGTGAGAATTGGAGCTGTAAAAATGGATGAATCATATCCTATTCTGATCCAATGCCAAATGCACGTATTTCAATTTCCCAATAGTAAACTAAGGTGACCTTTCAATCTCTCCTTTTCGTCTGTTATGTTTATTAGTCTTTCAGTGTTAAAAATCAACTTCTGAATTTGTTGGTATTTTTAGCCTCAGACGTTCTCTATACGTTTTGCATCTTGTTTGAGTTTACCCTGGCCTGGGCCTTCACTCGCGCCTCGAGCAGTCGTCTAGCTAAAACTATTCTGAGCTCGACCAGTGAGCAAATCTATAAAATAAGGCCTTCACTAAGTCGAGGTGGACTTATCAGAGGATGAGTCATATCCAATATCTGATGGGTCCTCTGGCTGGTCACACAACCTTCtgttcaaaaatattatttcgTCAAAAGATATTTCGTactgaaatttttacttaatgAACCCTTGTTCCTAGCTCCCTAAAATATTTATTGTGTCCTCATTTTCCCCGTGTCTTCTCGCCATTCTTTTTATTAGCACAGTTATTATGAGTATGCAGTTCCGTCCTACTGTCAAGAATCTCTAATACGTTGTTATCATGGTtaaaatatagatttagccagggctgaaagcgaagctctcgttaatattcTTAtaatttactcaaacaaaaaatagaaTCGTGTAACGCTAGAAGGCGACGGTaaagagaaaggcaaaaaaatcaaaaggtcTAATTAGCGAAAAACACcaattcagtttttttgtacatttcttcgccgTTGTTGTTGCAATGTGAAACTtgctagttacacgttttatggagaaaatgtcgTTGTGCTCACTAAAAATTTCGTTGCTTGTGTTGCTGTTCTCGTTTAAGTGtagttttctctgtctttctcttctCTATGTTCCAAAATTGGCAGAATTGTGGACTTGACAATTAATCTAGCTTAATACTTCATACAACCCACACGGATttagaaacaatttccgctttcaaATTGTCTCTGCTTCATTAAACGCGGCTGGCCATACAATTTTCCCCAAAAGAatctcgagttgcatttgggttgccacaCCGTTGAGTGAGTTATTTTACTTTgatggtatgcctgtggtgcggacggacgggcgggccgTCGGAAaaacggtcacgtgattacaaGTCACTACCAATATTTCTGGAAATATTTCTTGGATGCAGAGCACCGCTATTTTTATTAGTGTGTGAAAATCAACCCTGATAATTATGTTTGTACAGGTTACAGTTTTAATGGCAGTTTACGAGTGTGTTCAAATTATTTCTCATATTACATTATTTCTCAAGTAACACAGATATTCTCATGATTCTTGATCATAAGTTGAGATCTAGAGGTTTTATTCTTCGCTGACACAGACTGTTTTCCTTACAGCTATCAGAGGCGTATGTCCTCTTGTGGCAGAACAGC
Protein-coding sequences here:
- the LOC140951575 gene encoding uncharacterized protein, which produces MKAPLICSLFVVSFLSASVSNSSRQGSSHQSLECHTCYSDKSWGDCHRNAKVHKCPSFLNTCMKVHRTTRYPGGKAVHQFAKSCFARDVCKMSFCEQRATNESHVTCQDLSCCSTPLCNYGNPAKVRHSKSVGILKLLKMKEVIKHESK